A region from the Indicator indicator isolate 239-I01 chromosome 4, UM_Iind_1.1, whole genome shotgun sequence genome encodes:
- the AREL1 gene encoding apoptosis-resistant E3 ubiquitin protein ligase 1 isoform X2: MFYIIGGVTVSVVAFFFTIKFLFELAARIVSFLQHEDRERRGERTIYDYVRGNYLDPRSCKISWDWKDPYEVGHSMAFRVHLFYKNGQPFPAHRPVGLRVHICHVELAIDIPVTQEVLQEPNSNVVKVAFTVRRAGRYEISVKLGGLNVAYSPYYKVFQPGMVVPSKTKIVCHFSTLVLTCGQQHTLQIAPRDEYDNPTSNSVSLIDEHNYSLSIHELGPQEEESSDVVFEKSVVSNRQTCEVFFRLTLHCRGCFHACISYQNQPISNGDFDIIVLSENEKNIVERNVSTSGVSIYFEAYLYDAPSYTNTQWQLPPTHLSSSQRRPSTATEDEDEDSPSDSQTPEKVKKPKKVYCYVSPKQFSVKEFYLKIIPWRLFTFRVCPGTKFSYLGPDPVHKLLTLVVDDGIQPPVELSCKERNILAATFIRSLHKNIGGSETFQDKVNFFQRELRQVHMKRPHSKVTLKVSRHCLLESSFKATRNFSVSDWSKNFEVIFQDEEALDWGGPRREWFELICKALFDTTSQLFTRFSDNNQALVHPNPGRPTYLRLKVYEFAGRLVGKCLYESSLGGAYKQLVRARFTRSFLAQIIGLRMHYKYFETDDPEFYKSKVCFILNNDVSEMDLVFAEEKYSKTGQLEKVVELVAGGAQIPVTNENKILYLNLLAQYRLANQVREEVDHFLKGLNELVPENLLAIFDENELELLMCGTGDISVCDFKAHAVVVGGSWHFREKVMRWFWTVVSSFTQEELARLLQFTTGSSQLPPGGFAALCPSFQIIAAPTHSTLPTAHTCFNQLCLPTYDSYEEVHKMLQLAISEGCEGFGML; the protein is encoded by the exons ATGTTTTACATTATTG gtggggtcacGGTATCTGTGGTAGCTTTCTTCTTCACCATTAAGTTCCTCTTTGAGCTTGCCGCACGTATAGTCAGCTTCCTTCAGCATGAGGACCGGGAACGCCGAGGGGAGCGAACTATTTATGACTACGTGCGAGGCAACTACCTGGATCCCCGGTCCTGCAAAATCTCCTGGGATTGGAAGGACCCCTATGAGGTGGGCCATAGCATGGCCTTCCGAGTGCAT TTATTCTATAAAAATGGGCaacccttccctgctcaccGGCCTGTGGGACTGCGAGTTCACATCTGCCATGTGGAGCTAGCAATTGATATTCCTGTAACccaggaagttcttcaggagCCTAATTCCAATGTGGTGAAAGTGGCCTTCACTGTGCGCAGGGCTGGGAGATATGAGATCTCTGTAAAACTCGGTGGCTTGAATGTGGCCTACAGCCCCTACTACAAGGTGTTTCAGCCAG GAATGGTGGTTCCTTCCAAAACCAAAATTGTCTGCCATTTCTCCACTCTGGTGCTGacctgtgggcagcagcacacTCTGCAGATAGCTCCCAGAGATGAGTATGACAATCCCACCAGCAATTCTGTGTCCCTGATAGATGAGCACAACTACAGCCTCTCCATCCATGAG cTGGGTCCTCAAGAAGAAGAGAGCTCTGATGTTGTTTTTGAGAAGTCTGTGGTGTCCAATCGCCAGACTTGTGAAGTGTTCTTCCGACTCACCTTGCACTGTAGGGGGTGTTTCCATGCCTGCATCTCCTACCAGAACCAGCCCATAAGCAATGGTGATTTTGACATCATTGTTTTAAGTG AGAATGAAAAGAACATTGTAGAACGCAATGTGTCCACCTCAGGTGTCAGTATTTACTTTGAAGCCTACCTTTATGATGCTCCCAGTTATACCAACACACAGTGGCAGCTTCCACCAACGCACCTGAGCTCCTCCCAGCGCCGTCCTTCTACTGCAACCGAGGATGAAGACGAAGATTCTCCCTCTGACAGCCAAACCCCTGAGAAAGTGAAGAAACCTAAAAAAGTGTACTGCTATGTGTCACCTAAG CAATTCTCAGTGAAAGAATTTTACCTGAAGATCATTCCATGGCGCCTTTTCACCTTTAGAGTTTGTCCTGGCACAAAG TTTTCATACCTTGGTCCTGACCCTGTGCACAAATTACTGACACTGGTGGTGGATGATGGGATCCAACCCCCTGTGGAGCTCAGCTGCAAGGAGAGGAACATCTTGGCAGCCACTTTCATTCGCTCTCTGCATAAAAACATAG GAGGTTCAGAGACCTTCCAGGACAAAGTGAACTTCTTTCAGCGAGAGCTGCGTCAGGTGCATATGAAAAGGCCTCATTCCAAGGTCACACTGAAGGTCAGCCGTCACTGTCTGCTGGAGTCG tctTTTAAAGCAACACgaaatttttctgtttctgactGGAGCAAAAACTTTGAAGTGATTTTTCAGGATGAAGAAG CTCTGGACTGGGGAGGTCCACGCCGAGAGTGGTTTGAGCTCATCTGTAAGGCGTTATTTGATACCACAAGTCAGCTCTTTACACGCTTTAGTGATAACAACCAGGCCTTG GTGCATCCAAATCCAGGGCGTCCCACGTACTTGCGACTCAAAGTGTACGAGTTTGCAGGCCGCCTGGTAGGAAAATGCCTTTATGAGTCATCCCTGGGAGGTGCTTACAAACAGCTGGTGCGAGCTCGCTTCACCCGATCCTTCCTGGCTCAGATCATTGGACTTCGTATGCATTACAAG TATTTTGAAACAGATGACCCAGAATTCTATAAATCCAAAGTTTGTTTCATACTGAACAATGATGTGAGTGAGATGGATCTGGTCTTTGCTGAAGAGAAGTACAGCAAAACAGGACAGCTGGAGAAG GTGGTGGAACTGGTGGCAGGAGGGGCTCAAATACCAGTAaccaatgaaaacaaaatcttgTATCTCAATCTGCTTGCGCAGTACAGGCTGGCCAATCAAGTTAGAGAGGAGGTGGATCACTTCCTGAAAG gTCTTAATGAGTTAGTTCCTGAAAACCTCTTGGCTATTTTTGATGAAAATGAGCTTGAG TTGCTTATGTGTGGTACTGGAGATATCAGTGTCTGTGACTTCAAGGCACATGCTGTAGTCGTAGGAGGATCTTGGCACTTCCGTGAGAAG GTTATGAGGTGGTTTTGGACCGTGGTCTCCAGTTTCACGCAGGaagagctggccaggctcttACAGTTCACAACTGGTTCCTCCCAACTGCCCCCAGGAGGGTTTGCTGCACTTTGTCCATCTTTCCAGATCATTGCAGCTCCAACTCACAGCACTTTGCCGACAGCCCACACTTG ttttaACCAGCTGTGCCTCCCTACTTATGATTCCTATGAGGAAGTGCACAAGATGCTGCAGCTAGCTATCAGCGAGGGTTGCGAGGGCTTTGGCATGCTGTGA
- the AREL1 gene encoding apoptosis-resistant E3 ubiquitin protein ligase 1 isoform X1 — protein MFYIIGGVTVSVVAFFFTIKFLFELAARIVSFLQHEDRERRGERTIYDYVRGNYLDPRSCKISWDWKDPYELFYKNGQPFPAHRPVGLRVHICHVELAIDIPVTQEVLQEPNSNVVKVAFTVRRAGRYEISVKLGGLNVAYSPYYKVFQPGMVVPSKTKIVCHFSTLVLTCGQQHTLQIAPRDEYDNPTSNSVSLIDEHNYSLSIHELGPQEEESSDVVFEKSVVSNRQTCEVFFRLTLHCRGCFHACISYQNQPISNGDFDIIVLSENEKNIVERNVSTSGVSIYFEAYLYDAPSYTNTQWQLPPTHLSSSQRRPSTATEDEDEDSPSDSQTPEKVKKPKKVYCYVSPKQFSVKEFYLKIIPWRLFTFRVCPGTKFSYLGPDPVHKLLTLVVDDGIQPPVELSCKERNILAATFIRSLHKNIGGSETFQDKVNFFQRELRQVHMKRPHSKVTLKVSRHCLLESSFKATRNFSVSDWSKNFEVIFQDEEALDWGGPRREWFELICKALFDTTSQLFTRFSDNNQALVHPNPGRPTYLRLKVYEFAGRLVGKCLYESSLGGAYKQLVRARFTRSFLAQIIGLRMHYKYFETDDPEFYKSKVCFILNNDVSEMDLVFAEEKYSKTGQLEKVVELVAGGAQIPVTNENKILYLNLLAQYRLANQVREEVDHFLKGLNELVPENLLAIFDENELELLMCGTGDISVCDFKAHAVVVGGSWHFREKVMRWFWTVVSSFTQEELARLLQFTTGSSQLPPGGFAALCPSFQIIAAPTHSTLPTAHTCFNQLCLPTYDSYEEVHKMLQLAISEGCEGFGML, from the exons ATGTTTTACATTATTG gtggggtcacGGTATCTGTGGTAGCTTTCTTCTTCACCATTAAGTTCCTCTTTGAGCTTGCCGCACGTATAGTCAGCTTCCTTCAGCATGAGGACCGGGAACGCCGAGGGGAGCGAACTATTTATGACTACGTGCGAGGCAACTACCTGGATCCCCGGTCCTGCAAAATCTCCTGGGATTGGAAGGACCCCTATGAG TTATTCTATAAAAATGGGCaacccttccctgctcaccGGCCTGTGGGACTGCGAGTTCACATCTGCCATGTGGAGCTAGCAATTGATATTCCTGTAACccaggaagttcttcaggagCCTAATTCCAATGTGGTGAAAGTGGCCTTCACTGTGCGCAGGGCTGGGAGATATGAGATCTCTGTAAAACTCGGTGGCTTGAATGTGGCCTACAGCCCCTACTACAAGGTGTTTCAGCCAG GAATGGTGGTTCCTTCCAAAACCAAAATTGTCTGCCATTTCTCCACTCTGGTGCTGacctgtgggcagcagcacacTCTGCAGATAGCTCCCAGAGATGAGTATGACAATCCCACCAGCAATTCTGTGTCCCTGATAGATGAGCACAACTACAGCCTCTCCATCCATGAG cTGGGTCCTCAAGAAGAAGAGAGCTCTGATGTTGTTTTTGAGAAGTCTGTGGTGTCCAATCGCCAGACTTGTGAAGTGTTCTTCCGACTCACCTTGCACTGTAGGGGGTGTTTCCATGCCTGCATCTCCTACCAGAACCAGCCCATAAGCAATGGTGATTTTGACATCATTGTTTTAAGTG AGAATGAAAAGAACATTGTAGAACGCAATGTGTCCACCTCAGGTGTCAGTATTTACTTTGAAGCCTACCTTTATGATGCTCCCAGTTATACCAACACACAGTGGCAGCTTCCACCAACGCACCTGAGCTCCTCCCAGCGCCGTCCTTCTACTGCAACCGAGGATGAAGACGAAGATTCTCCCTCTGACAGCCAAACCCCTGAGAAAGTGAAGAAACCTAAAAAAGTGTACTGCTATGTGTCACCTAAG CAATTCTCAGTGAAAGAATTTTACCTGAAGATCATTCCATGGCGCCTTTTCACCTTTAGAGTTTGTCCTGGCACAAAG TTTTCATACCTTGGTCCTGACCCTGTGCACAAATTACTGACACTGGTGGTGGATGATGGGATCCAACCCCCTGTGGAGCTCAGCTGCAAGGAGAGGAACATCTTGGCAGCCACTTTCATTCGCTCTCTGCATAAAAACATAG GAGGTTCAGAGACCTTCCAGGACAAAGTGAACTTCTTTCAGCGAGAGCTGCGTCAGGTGCATATGAAAAGGCCTCATTCCAAGGTCACACTGAAGGTCAGCCGTCACTGTCTGCTGGAGTCG tctTTTAAAGCAACACgaaatttttctgtttctgactGGAGCAAAAACTTTGAAGTGATTTTTCAGGATGAAGAAG CTCTGGACTGGGGAGGTCCACGCCGAGAGTGGTTTGAGCTCATCTGTAAGGCGTTATTTGATACCACAAGTCAGCTCTTTACACGCTTTAGTGATAACAACCAGGCCTTG GTGCATCCAAATCCAGGGCGTCCCACGTACTTGCGACTCAAAGTGTACGAGTTTGCAGGCCGCCTGGTAGGAAAATGCCTTTATGAGTCATCCCTGGGAGGTGCTTACAAACAGCTGGTGCGAGCTCGCTTCACCCGATCCTTCCTGGCTCAGATCATTGGACTTCGTATGCATTACAAG TATTTTGAAACAGATGACCCAGAATTCTATAAATCCAAAGTTTGTTTCATACTGAACAATGATGTGAGTGAGATGGATCTGGTCTTTGCTGAAGAGAAGTACAGCAAAACAGGACAGCTGGAGAAG GTGGTGGAACTGGTGGCAGGAGGGGCTCAAATACCAGTAaccaatgaaaacaaaatcttgTATCTCAATCTGCTTGCGCAGTACAGGCTGGCCAATCAAGTTAGAGAGGAGGTGGATCACTTCCTGAAAG gTCTTAATGAGTTAGTTCCTGAAAACCTCTTGGCTATTTTTGATGAAAATGAGCTTGAG TTGCTTATGTGTGGTACTGGAGATATCAGTGTCTGTGACTTCAAGGCACATGCTGTAGTCGTAGGAGGATCTTGGCACTTCCGTGAGAAG GTTATGAGGTGGTTTTGGACCGTGGTCTCCAGTTTCACGCAGGaagagctggccaggctcttACAGTTCACAACTGGTTCCTCCCAACTGCCCCCAGGAGGGTTTGCTGCACTTTGTCCATCTTTCCAGATCATTGCAGCTCCAACTCACAGCACTTTGCCGACAGCCCACACTTG ttttaACCAGCTGTGCCTCCCTACTTATGATTCCTATGAGGAAGTGCACAAGATGCTGCAGCTAGCTATCAGCGAGGGTTGCGAGGGCTTTGGCATGCTGTGA